A genomic segment from uncultured Methanobrevibacter sp. encodes:
- a CDS encoding MotA/TolQ/ExbB proton channel family protein, protein MAIPGGDFLTTGLNLISQSLLIPVVIILLIFVVVVVVSLGGLIYEYTSRTRVSVDEVSNLILGISASDSVDSLKAKINGSPLPQSQKNLLVKIASTENLTDASREAFARKLIENEENLTDKSLEVTDIITRIGPTLGLMGTLIPLGTGLAALGSGDVNTLSQSLIVAFDTTVVGIGSGAVAYVISKLRNRWYEEYLSNLDVLSDAVLDFMSNH, encoded by the coding sequence ATGGCAATTCCCGGTGGTGACTTCTTAACCACTGGACTCAATTTGATTTCACAAAGTCTTTTGATACCGGTAGTTATCATACTATTGATTTTTGTAGTGGTTGTAGTGGTTTCATTAGGTGGACTCATTTACGAATACACCTCTAGAACAAGGGTTTCTGTAGATGAAGTCTCCAATCTGATTCTTGGCATTTCCGCTTCAGATTCTGTTGATTCATTGAAGGCAAAAATCAATGGCTCTCCACTTCCACAGTCTCAAAAGAATCTTTTGGTAAAGATAGCAAGCACAGAAAACTTAACTGATGCTTCAAGAGAGGCATTTGCTCGTAAATTGATTGAAAACGAGGAAAACCTAACTGACAAGTCTCTTGAAGTGACTGATATCATCACACGTATTGGACCTACCTTAGGTTTGATGGGTACCTTGATTCCTCTTGGAACAGGTCTTGCAGCACTTGGTTCAGGGGACGTAAACACCTTATCACAATCATTGATTGTAGCATTCGATACAACTGTTGTAGGTATTGGATCAGGTGCAGTGGCTTACGTTATTTCAAAGCTAAGAAACAGATGGTATGAGGAGTATTTATCTAATTTGGATGTATTGTCTGATGCAGTATTGGACTTTATGTCTAACCATTAG
- a CDS encoding glycosyltransferase family 2 protein, producing MYLISVIIPVFNTEEIMEKCFNSLLNQTIGFENLEIIFVDDASTDNTKEIIHEYKKKYYNVKYFYLDENSGNAGKPRNIGLKYALSNYIMFLDADDEYLPNACEVLYKKITEENADFVSGNFIQIKNNVKIDKSWDILNLSDNELVIDDIVKNQEVLALPPAIWTKIFKRSFISGHSLKFLEYKPAEDLYFFYQSLLLSNLTVFINIPILYYRERDKDSSQQAISNDNSKVRLEGYLFTYKKAFELLKEFNPSLVWPLANHLNYWSNLFLSSQLSKEDSKSLIMNYLELLEFFNEYNRNISGNFGMYCRSQLNGLKTLINYIL from the coding sequence ATGTATTTAATTTCCGTTATTATTCCAGTATTTAATACAGAAGAAATTATGGAAAAATGCTTTAATTCTTTATTAAATCAAACTATAGGTTTTGAAAATCTTGAGATTATATTTGTTGATGATGCTTCAACAGATAATACTAAAGAAATTATACATGAGTATAAGAAAAAATATTATAATGTTAAATATTTCTATCTTGATGAAAATAGTGGGAATGCTGGGAAACCTCGTAATATTGGTTTAAAATATGCATTATCAAATTATATAATGTTTTTAGATGCGGATGATGAATACTTACCAAATGCATGTGAAGTATTATATAAAAAAATTACAGAAGAAAATGCCGATTTTGTATCTGGAAATTTTATTCAAATAAAAAATAATGTAAAAATTGATAAATCTTGGGATATTTTAAATTTAAGCGATAATGAATTAGTAATAGATGACATTGTAAAAAATCAAGAGGTTTTGGCTTTGCCTCCTGCTATTTGGACAAAAATATTTAAAAGATCCTTTATAAGTGGTCATAGCTTAAAATTTTTAGAATATAAACCTGCTGAAGATTTGTATTTCTTTTATCAAAGTTTATTACTATCTAATCTCACTGTTTTTATCAATATTCCAATTCTTTATTATAGGGAAAGGGATAAAGATTCTTCACAGCAGGCAATTTCTAATGATAATTCTAAGGTACGTTTAGAAGGTTATCTTTTTACTTATAAAAAAGCATTTGAACTTTTAAAAGAATTTAACCCTTCATTAGTTTGGCCTTTAGCAAATCATTTAAATTATTGGTCGAATCTTTTTTTAAGTTCTCAATTGAGTAAAGAGGACAGTAAATCTTTAATAATGAATTATTTAGAATTACTTGAGTTTTTTAATGAGTATAATAGAAATATTTCTGGTAATTTTGGCATGTATTGTCGTTCACAGTTAAATGGTTTAAAGACTTTGATAAATTATATTTTATAA
- a CDS encoding DUF2149 domain-containing protein has translation MVRKKSRRRKRQEEDPMAGTTNLVDAMLVLALGFLIFAVIGWNLQSVIFSDMSPEERQATMESIKDITNVTQGEKLNETPDTSNSSGEGYVEQGKVYKDSKTGNLIMVEG, from the coding sequence ATGGTTAGAAAAAAATCTAGACGCCGAAAACGACAGGAAGAGGATCCTATGGCTGGAACAACAAACCTTGTTGATGCAATGCTTGTTCTTGCGCTTGGTTTCCTGATTTTTGCCGTTATAGGCTGGAACTTGCAAAGTGTTATTTTCAGTGACATGTCTCCAGAGGAGCGACAGGCTACAATGGAGTCAATCAAGGACATCACTAATGTAACACAAGGTGAAAAGTTAAACGAAACTCCAGACACTTCAAACAGCTCTGGAGAAGGTTATGTAGAACAGGGTAAAGTTTATAAGGATTCGAAAACGGGTAACCTGATTATGGTAGAAGGATGA
- a CDS encoding DUF2162 family putative transporter, giving the protein MNLLVSLFGAIILAAILLLGIGTGLLSNFFRNDLRKHLIISLMISIAIALIIIAFSPFYESLIGLTVNNFFFYIFMAIIALILGIFTFYYWDKNKQYDNLLEGLLYFDFIPVSYGLLLMSSAALSPSFVFDTANFSMTISTVHLAIIIAVLLMIISFLAYRFSDFIEDYRITQYPIIYGSMMVIFAFIFVVFGFFVPTISQVLEYPSTQLTLMPVNTGIALIVLLAICLGIGALFKKRNNRLK; this is encoded by the coding sequence ATGAATCTATTGGTTAGTCTATTTGGCGCAATTATTCTAGCAGCTATCCTATTACTAGGTATAGGAACTGGATTGTTATCCAATTTCTTTAGGAATGACTTAAGGAAACATTTGATAATTTCATTGATGATTTCCATAGCAATCGCTTTAATAATAATTGCATTTAGCCCATTTTATGAAAGCTTAATAGGATTGACAGTGAATAATTTCTTCTTCTATATATTCATGGCAATAATTGCATTGATTTTAGGAATATTCACTTTCTATTATTGGGATAAGAATAAGCAATACGATAATCTCTTAGAGGGATTATTGTACTTTGATTTCATACCAGTATCCTATGGTTTGCTTCTAATGTCATCTGCAGCATTGTCTCCAAGCTTTGTATTTGACACAGCCAATTTCTCAATGACTATCTCAACAGTTCATTTGGCTATCATTATAGCGGTTTTATTGATGATAATAAGCTTTTTAGCGTATAGATTTTCAGATTTCATCGAAGATTACCGTATTACTCAATATCCTATCATTTATGGAAGCATGATGGTGATCTTCGCATTCATATTCGTTGTATTTGGATTCTTTGTGCCTACAATAAGCCAGGTGTTAGAGTATCCATCTACACAATTGACTTTAATGCCAGTTAATACAGGAATAGCCCTTATAGTCCTATTGGCTATTTGTCTTGGCATTGGAGCATTATTCAAAAAGAGAAACAATAGGTTAAAATAA
- a CDS encoding CDP-glycerol glycerophosphotransferase family protein — MFNLFRKFPQKGNKVTLLTNRNHSFESNLIYIANELDSRKTKDGEDYEYIFVEKDSLSLRKLYDFASSKYVILVDNFFPLAFMNTDGMKWVQLWHGTGIFKKFGYDLLNDEDKKVMEMFAPKIDLVSVSSENVIDIYAQNFLVDKSRVKAFGVPRNDFYNDEHLDIEHINNLKKSFEKDYPQLIGKKLVLYAPTFREDPKNNAVFDYFDVEKFLNELGDEYALAIRLHPNYKRFCDEEHDIDLEDLTHKYDIINFTGFKDEQKLLLLADILIADYSSIMVDYTILKKPAILFTYDLEDYLNKERGFYFDYKEMVPGKIVYNIDELIEAIKEEDFRLEKMDEFLKFQFGEFKPNSSKLILDYILED; from the coding sequence ATATTTAATTTATTTAGGAAATTTCCTCAAAAGGGTAATAAGGTAACTCTTTTAACAAACAGAAATCATTCATTTGAGAGCAATTTGATTTATATTGCAAATGAATTGGATAGTAGAAAGACAAAAGACGGGGAGGATTATGAATACATTTTTGTTGAAAAGGATTCATTGTCTTTAAGGAAACTCTATGATTTTGCATCTTCAAAGTATGTTATTCTAGTAGATAATTTCTTCCCTTTGGCATTTATGAACACAGATGGTATGAAATGGGTGCAATTATGGCATGGCACAGGCATATTTAAGAAATTTGGTTATGATTTATTGAATGATGAAGATAAGAAAGTCATGGAAATGTTTGCTCCTAAAATAGACTTGGTATCTGTAAGCAGTGAAAATGTAATTGATATCTATGCGCAGAATTTCCTTGTGGATAAGTCAAGAGTCAAGGCTTTTGGTGTTCCTCGTAATGATTTCTATAATGATGAGCATTTAGATATTGAGCATATTAACAATTTAAAAAAATCATTTGAAAAGGATTATCCTCAATTAATTGGCAAGAAATTGGTTCTTTATGCACCTACATTTAGGGAAGATCCTAAAAACAATGCTGTTTTCGATTACTTTGATGTAGAAAAGTTCCTTAATGAATTAGGTGATGAATATGCCTTAGCCATTCGTCTTCATCCTAATTATAAGAGATTCTGTGATGAGGAGCACGACATTGATTTGGAGGATTTGACCCATAAGTATGATATAATCAACTTCACCGGATTCAAGGATGAGCAAAAACTTTTGCTATTGGCAGACATTTTAATTGCTGATTACTCTTCAATCATGGTAGATTATACTATCTTGAAAAAGCCTGCAATACTCTTTACCTATGATTTGGAGGATTATCTCAATAAGGAACGCGGTTTCTACTTTGACTATAAGGAAATGGTTCCGGGAAAGATAGTTTACAATATCGATGAATTGATAGAAGCAATCAAGGAAGAGGACTTCAGATTGGAGAAGATGGATGAGTTCTTGAAATTCCAATTCGGTGAATTTAAGCCAAATTCATCTAAGCTTATTTTAGACTACATTTTAGAAGATTAG
- a CDS encoding CDP-glycerol glycerophosphotransferase family protein: MTFIFSVVMAAYNAEKYIKESLDSIIRQSIGFKENIQIIIVNDASEDNTKYVCESYVEKYPNNIKLISNETNKGPAFTRNRGLSEVEGKYVNFLDSDDHISKNAFEKVYKFFENNETIDIVSIPIYFFGHKRGNHPLNYKFKRNGVVNLMEEPDNIQLSAASSFIRYSILEGKNFNENLNVSEDALLLNQLFLENPKYGVLSDCEYHYRKNDVENSLISNSANNKSYFTTRVDNYFFKLINDSLSLYDEVPEFIQNVIMYDLQWILEIKDVSNLLNEEEIRELYEKVFSLLFYIGDEVILNQRSIPSTLKAHIILLKYFGWNYLETKTFNIQEIDEKFLKNENNIVPKINKGELDSLIKKLSLNTVYIDIFEFKNPNELYISGMITSLFNKELNVQAVINDNETIIEAEKLNFPQRDNYSLNFNYGFNHNFEVKIPIKHDNTKISFRADINDSYSNLGIFDEDLLIDYNLTSRLSRISEFKLSKDYISYDQGKSILVKKRTSSGSFKNQLLTLRNIFSQKREGWRTGFLLRGLYLLSYPFLRNKRIWIFMDLPYSADDNGLQLFKYINGLDDNEYDKLEISKEELKDLRKIKVYFTLEKSSSHYDNMLSLENEYMASSNRDKIKKLLGLDKPSKEYDEISKIGNVIPYKSLKHRLYSMYAELIISSHPDNNIIYPFWGNYPHICGLVKSKTVFLQHGVTKDDVSSWLNSYEKNLSLLVTVSESEKESFLSSNYGYDEEIVKVLGFPRFDYLESLDDKMEIIVMPTWRRQYHNFTDDEFKESNFFKTFNELINDKDLLDYLEENDYKLVFKPHPNLNKFIKLFDKDKRVDFDLNDLNSDYQGYSSRRYSDIFNHSSLIITDFSSVSFDFAYLKKPLIYYHYDNDYHFDSENGYFKYDEMGFGPVVNDYDDLINNIKSYVDSDCQMEDVYKERVDDFFKYIDRNNCKRVCKELVELNKYY, encoded by the coding sequence TTGACATTCATATTTTCAGTCGTAATGGCAGCTTATAACGCTGAAAAATACATAAAAGAATCCTTGGATTCCATCATAAGACAATCCATAGGCTTTAAAGAGAATATTCAAATTATTATCGTAAATGATGCTAGTGAAGACAATACCAAATATGTTTGTGAATCCTATGTGGAAAAGTATCCAAATAACATTAAGCTAATCAGCAATGAAACAAATAAAGGCCCGGCTTTCACAAGAAATAGGGGATTAAGTGAAGTTGAAGGAAAATATGTAAACTTCCTTGACAGTGATGATCATATTTCAAAAAATGCCTTTGAAAAGGTTTATAAGTTCTTTGAAAATAACGAAACTATTGATATTGTATCAATTCCGATATATTTCTTCGGCCACAAAAGAGGAAATCATCCATTGAATTACAAATTTAAAAGAAACGGTGTTGTAAACTTAATGGAAGAACCTGATAATATACAATTATCAGCCGCCTCTTCATTTATTCGATACTCTATATTGGAAGGTAAAAACTTCAATGAAAACCTCAATGTATCTGAGGATGCATTATTGTTAAATCAACTTTTTCTAGAAAATCCAAAATATGGTGTTTTATCTGACTGTGAATATCATTACAGAAAGAATGATGTTGAAAATTCACTCATATCCAACTCTGCAAACAATAAGTCTTATTTCACTACACGTGTTGACAATTATTTCTTTAAATTAATCAACGATTCCTTATCTTTATATGATGAAGTTCCTGAATTCATTCAAAATGTTATCATGTATGACCTCCAATGGATTTTGGAGATAAAAGATGTAAGCAATCTTTTAAATGAGGAAGAGATTAGGGAGCTTTATGAAAAGGTCTTTTCACTTCTATTTTACATTGGAGATGAGGTGATATTGAATCAAAGGTCCATTCCATCCACACTAAAGGCACATATTATCTTGTTAAAATATTTTGGCTGGAATTATTTAGAAACAAAGACATTCAATATTCAAGAAATTGATGAAAAGTTTTTGAAAAATGAAAATAATATAGTTCCAAAAATTAATAAAGGAGAATTGGATTCATTAATAAAAAAATTATCTCTTAATACAGTTTATATTGATATTTTTGAATTCAAGAATCCAAATGAATTATACATATCAGGTATGATTACAAGCTTATTTAATAAGGAACTTAATGTTCAAGCTGTAATAAATGATAATGAAACGATAATTGAAGCTGAAAAGTTGAATTTCCCACAAAGGGACAATTATTCATTGAATTTCAATTATGGATTTAATCATAATTTTGAAGTTAAAATTCCAATAAAACATGATAATACAAAAATTTCATTTAGAGCAGATATTAATGATTCATATTCTAATTTGGGAATATTTGATGAAGATTTGTTGATAGATTATAACCTGACTTCAAGATTATCAAGGATTTCAGAATTCAAATTATCTAAGGATTACATTTCCTATGACCAAGGAAAATCTATTTTGGTTAAAAAAAGAACTTCTTCTGGTTCATTTAAAAATCAATTGCTTACCTTAAGAAACATATTTAGTCAAAAAAGGGAAGGATGGCGTACAGGTTTTCTCTTAAGGGGATTGTATTTATTGTCCTATCCATTCCTTAGAAACAAGAGAATATGGATATTTATGGATCTACCATATTCTGCAGATGACAATGGATTACAGTTATTTAAGTATATTAATGGATTAGATGATAATGAATATGATAAATTAGAGATTTCCAAAGAGGAATTAAAGGATTTAAGAAAAATTAAAGTTTATTTCACTTTGGAAAAATCTTCAAGTCATTATGATAATATGTTAAGTTTGGAAAATGAGTATATGGCAAGTTCCAATAGGGATAAGATTAAAAAATTATTGGGATTGGATAAGCCGAGTAAGGAATATGATGAAATCAGTAAGATAGGCAATGTAATTCCTTATAAATCATTGAAGCACAGGCTTTATTCAATGTATGCTGAACTGATTATCTCTTCCCATCCAGACAATAATATCATTTATCCGTTCTGGGGAAATTATCCTCACATTTGTGGTCTTGTCAAGTCAAAGACAGTCTTCCTGCAGCATGGAGTTACAAAGGATGACGTTTCCTCATGGTTAAACAGCTATGAAAAGAACTTAAGTCTATTGGTTACAGTGTCTGAAAGTGAAAAGGAGTCATTCCTAAGTTCAAATTATGGTTATGATGAAGAAATTGTAAAAGTATTGGGATTCCCAAGATTCGATTATTTGGAGTCTCTTGATGATAAAATGGAAATCATTGTAATGCCTACTTGGAGAAGACAGTATCATAACTTTACAGATGATGAGTTTAAGGAATCTAATTTCTTTAAAACATTTAATGAACTAATTAACGATAAGGATTTACTTGATTATTTGGAAGAGAATGATTATAAACTAGTCTTTAAGCCACATCCTAATCTAAATAAATTCATCAAGCTGTTTGATAAGGATAAAAGAGTGGATTTTGATTTGAATGACCTGAATAGTGATTATCAAGGATATTCTTCAAGAAGATACAGTGATATCTTTAATCATTCTTCATTAATCATTACAGATTTCTCTTCTGTTTCATTTGATTTCGCTTATCTTAAAAAGCCATTGATCTATTATCATTATGATAATGACTATCATTTTGACAGTGAAAATGGATACTTTAAATATGATGAAATGGGATTCGGGCCTGTTGTAAATGATTATGATGACTTAATCAACAATATTAAGAGTTATGTTGATTCAGATTGTCAAATGGAAGATGTCTATAAGGAAAGAGTCGATGATTTCTTTAAATACATTGATAGAAATAATTGTAAAAGAGTTTGTAAAGAGCTTGTAGAGTTGAATAAGTATTACTAA
- the glmS gene encoding glutamine--fructose-6-phosphate transaminase (isomerizing): MCGIVGCVLKNDNVAPILFDSISKLEYRGYDSIGIATVENNQINLKKDAGKIAEVDSKLNLRDLEGNYGIAHVRWATHGDPSKTNSHPHLNKDETIAIVHNGIIENYLSIKDNLESEGYEFVSDTDTEVIAHLIDKYMKTGLDLTQSVRQVITVIEGAYALAAMTVSEPNRIVATRKDSPLIVGVGEEEFFVASDSPAILKYTKNIAYLEKGEIVVLDEDGVSFLDADDESIEKEIEVNDWSPDMAEKEGYPHFMIKEINEQSSAVKNTLSERDKVKSIVDEIKGDVDKVLFVACGTSYHASMTGKYLIESLAGIQTEVLLASEFKYSASSLNERTLVIFISQSGETADTLKALDVANETSKTLAIVNVRGSSATRRADYTIYTQAGPEIGVAATKTYISQLVAIYLLASLLGEKEEILKDLEKVPAYIEEVLKNQDEIKRFAYKFKKLDKVPKYLKPVFGSPNAYKGLDKNFRHVEDMFFIGRGYSYSIALEGALKLKEISYIHAEAYAGGELKHGPIALIDENVPVVVVAPPGEDHKKIMSNLEEVKARGADIIGIGAIDDEDLVLKSDYTFLIDSEVNDVLAPLVYIVPLQLLSYYVSVARNLDPDKPRNLAKCVTVE; encoded by the coding sequence ATGTGTGGAATAGTTGGTTGTGTATTAAAAAATGATAATGTGGCCCCTATCTTATTTGATTCCATATCTAAATTAGAATATCGGGGATATGATTCAATAGGAATAGCTACTGTAGAGAATAATCAAATTAATCTTAAAAAAGATGCGGGTAAAATTGCAGAAGTTGATTCTAAACTTAATCTTAGAGATTTAGAAGGTAATTATGGAATTGCACATGTAAGATGGGCCACTCACGGTGATCCAAGTAAAACCAATTCACATCCACATTTAAACAAAGATGAGACCATAGCAATCGTCCACAATGGCATTATTGAAAACTATTTGTCCATTAAAGATAATCTGGAATCAGAAGGTTATGAATTTGTATCAGATACTGATACAGAAGTGATAGCTCATCTGATAGACAAATATATGAAAACCGGCCTTGACTTAACACAATCTGTACGTCAGGTAATAACTGTTATCGAGGGAGCATATGCTCTAGCTGCAATGACTGTTTCTGAACCTAATCGTATTGTTGCAACACGTAAGGACAGCCCTCTTATTGTTGGTGTTGGCGAAGAGGAATTCTTCGTTGCATCTGATTCTCCTGCTATTTTAAAGTATACAAAGAATATCGCTTATCTTGAAAAGGGTGAAATAGTTGTTCTTGATGAAGATGGAGTAAGTTTCCTTGATGCAGATGATGAATCTATTGAAAAGGAGATTGAAGTCAATGACTGGAGTCCTGATATGGCTGAAAAGGAAGGATATCCTCATTTCATGATAAAAGAAATCAATGAACAATCATCTGCAGTCAAAAACACACTTAGTGAAAGGGATAAGGTAAAATCAATAGTGGATGAGATTAAGGGAGATGTGGATAAAGTTCTTTTTGTAGCCTGTGGAACATCATATCATGCATCCATGACAGGCAAATATCTAATAGAATCACTTGCTGGAATACAGACAGAGGTATTGCTCGCATCAGAATTCAAATATTCTGCAAGCTCATTGAATGAAAGGACATTGGTGATATTCATTTCACAATCTGGTGAAACTGCAGATACCCTTAAGGCATTGGATGTGGCAAATGAAACATCAAAGACTCTGGCAATAGTGAATGTTAGGGGAAGCTCTGCAACCAGAAGGGCAGATTATACAATTTACACTCAAGCAGGACCTGAAATCGGGGTTGCTGCAACTAAAACCTATATCAGCCAGCTTGTTGCAATCTATTTGCTTGCAAGTTTGCTTGGAGAAAAAGAAGAAATCTTAAAAGATTTGGAAAAAGTGCCTGCTTATATTGAAGAGGTTTTAAAAAATCAGGATGAAATCAAGAGATTTGCTTATAAGTTTAAGAAATTAGATAAGGTTCCAAAATATCTTAAGCCTGTTTTTGGAAGTCCTAATGCTTATAAAGGATTGGATAAGAACTTTAGGCATGTGGAAGATATGTTCTTCATCGGACGTGGATATTCATATTCAATTGCATTAGAAGGTGCTTTAAAGCTTAAGGAGATATCTTATATCCATGCCGAAGCTTATGCTGGTGGAGAATTGAAGCATGGTCCTATTGCATTGATAGATGAAAATGTTCCTGTTGTGGTAGTTGCTCCTCCTGGAGAAGACCATAAAAAGATTATGAGCAATTTGGAAGAAGTCAAGGCAAGAGGAGCAGATATTATTGGAATTGGAGCAATAGATGATGAGGATTTGGTATTGAAATCTGATTATACATTTTTAATAGATAGTGAGGTAAATGATGTATTGGCACCGCTTGTTTATATTGTTCCACTTCAATTATTAAGTTATTATGTTTCTGTAGCACGTAATTTGGATCCTGATAAGCCTAGAAACTTAGCAAAATGTGTCACAGTCGAATAA